The Deltaproteobacteria bacterium DNA segment TCTCGCGCCTGCTGGCGCGCGAGGGCTACGAGTGCCAGACCGTGGACAGCGGGCAGGGCTGCCTCGACATCCTTGTGCGCCAACTGTTCGACGTGATTGTCCTCGACGTAATGATGCCCAACATGGATGGCCTGCAGGTGTGCGAGCGCTTGCGCGCCAACGCCGCCTGGCGGGCAATTCCAGTGATCCTACTGACCGCCAAAGACGACATGGAGACGCGCTCGCGCGGCATGGCTCTGGGGGTGAGCGAGTATCTCACCAAACCGTTGAACAAACAGGAGCTGTTCACGCGCATTCGCGCCCAGCTGCATTCACG contains these protein-coding regions:
- a CDS encoding response regulator; this translates as MADEAVHSKARVLIVDDDPHALEILSRLLAREGYECQTVDSGQGCLDILVRQLFDVIVLDVMMPNMDGLQVCERLRANAAWRAIPVILLTAKDDMETRSRGMALGVSEYLTKPLNKQELFTRIRAQLHSRELDRRLTETLEGAAGGGSIKA